In a genomic window of Mustelus asterias unplaced genomic scaffold, sMusAst1.hap1.1 HAP1_SCAFFOLD_2461, whole genome shotgun sequence:
- the LOC144489711 gene encoding uncharacterized protein LOC144489711, with the protein MRFRSSSNLWNHQRVHSGERPFTCSDCGKGFTQLSALLTHQRVHTGERPFTCSVCGKGFTNLPNLLSHKVTHTSERPFKCSDCGSEFKISGELVSHQRIHTEDRPFSCSLCTKRFKRSSTLQRHQRVHTRERPFICCVCGKGFSQSFTLLTHQRLHTEERPFTCTECGNRFTRLSSLQRHKVTHSQERPFKCSDCGSGFKISEHLIDHQRIHTGERPFSCSHCTKRFGRTCTLRRHQRVHTGRDHSPALCVRKDSLNTPAAETQ; encoded by the exons atgagatttagatcatcatcaaacctgtggaaccaccagcgagttcactccggggagagaccattcacttgctctgactgtgggaagggattcacacagTTATccgccctgctgacacaccagcgagttcacaccggagagaggcctttcacctgctctgtgtgtgggaagggattcactaatttacccaacctgctgagtcataaagtcactcacaccagtgagaggccctttaaatgctcggactgtgggagcgaattcaaaatttctggggaactggtgtcccaccagcgcattcacactgaggacagaccgttcagctgctctctctgcacaaagaggtttaagaggtcatccacactgcagagacaccagcgagttcacaccagggagagaccgttcatctgctgtgtgtgtgggaagggattcagtcagtcattcaccctgctgacacaccagcgccttcacaccgaggagagaccgttcacctgcaccgagtgtgggaacagattcactcggttatccagcctgcagagacacaaagtcactcactcccaggaaagaccctttaaatgctctgactgtgggagtggcttcaaaatttCGGAGCATCTAATagaccaccagcgcattcacactggggagagaccgttcagctgctctcactgcacaaagaggtttggaaggacatgcacactgaggagacaccagcgagttcacactgggagagaccattcacctgctctgtgtgtgcggaAGGATTCACTCAAtaccccagctgctgagacacaat ag